In Mytilus trossulus isolate FHL-02 chromosome 6, PNRI_Mtr1.1.1.hap1, whole genome shotgun sequence, a single window of DNA contains:
- the LOC134723199 gene encoding uncharacterized protein LOC134723199, protein MISHPINEPGFAAIIHDPVVQTVTHPSVAHIGHNLVAPSQEPIFPVRTFRILGGSQIVLAIVCMVHSFIGVILDAIEMNRNCRHSYKSYYGVHDPWFWQCWIWRRYTEPLLAFDLTCLICSGWFLFTGFFPICMSRKKINNWKNLKIAFMVCSIIGSALFVPIIFSLGVIGAIYREFHNGKVVVLSAFLTIFSAAQFVVGILSASYCCCCSPWEVSEPTVIYFSSNQQGRIMSSSQTHIPGNDINTEQFQRQSEYSRASQYEVTEHYDQGGDNFKSQHMTYDDPPPSYKE, encoded by the exons ATGATCTCACACCCTATCAATGAACCTGGATTTGCAGCTATAATACATGACCCAGTCGTACAAACTGTCACGCACCCATCTGTTGCTCATATAGGCCACAATTTGGTTGCACCTAGTCAAGAACCGATTTTTCCTGTGAGAACATTCCGGATTCTTGGAGGATCTCAGATTGTTCTAGCTATTGTTTGTATGGTTCACAGCTTCATTGGTGTAATTCTAGATGCCATTGAAATGAACCGGAACTGTCGTCACTCATACAAAAGTTACTATGGTGTGCATGATCCCTGGTTCTGGCAGTGCTGGATATGGAGAAGATACACAGAACCTTTGCTTGCATTTGATCTTACTTGTCTGATATGCTCAGGATGG tttttattcacCGGATTCTTTCCCATTTGTATGTCacgaaagaaaataaataactggaaAAACCTG AAAATTGCCTTTATGGTATGTAGTATTATTGGATCGGCTCTATTTGTCCCAATCATATTCAGTCTTGGAGTCATTGGAGCCATTTAC cgAGAATTCCACAATGGAAAAGTAGTAGTGTTGTCAGCCTTTTTGACCATATTTTCTGCTGCTCAGTTTGTTGTGGGCATACTTTCAGCGTCTTATTGCTGTTGTTGTTCTCCATGGGAAGTTTCAGAACCCACC GTGATTTACTTCAGTTCTAATCAGCAAGGAAGGATAATGAGTTCTTCACAAACTCATATACCCGGGAATGACATAAACACTGAACAGTTCCAGAGGCAATCAGAGTACAGCCGGGCATCCCAGTATGAGGTTACGGAGCACTATGACCAAGGAGGAGATAACTTTAAATCACAACATATGACCTATGATGACCCTCCCCCATCTTACAAAgagtaa